TTTGGTGCACTCGCTTAGATGGTGCAttcgcttatcaaccacgttaatatacttagaaaTTATAGTAAATAGTAATACTCTCTATCAGTTACCCTATAGGTATATATTCTATTTAGGTTACATTAATCTATAATACCTAGGGCAATATTATACCTGTCCCTTATGCATATTACACTTTATGCCATCAGAACATGCATATATCAGAACGAACAGATAAAAAAGCATAAGGCCTGGTGGTTCACCAACACCGAGTAATCATGACCTCACAAACTGTCACCTGTGATGCCAGTACAAGCTTTTGTGGCTCAACTTAAATCCAGTAAGCAGAGTTTGTATCACATGGTCGAAGTCATGGCTGCACTTTAACTTTCTGGCTAGCCATCAATCACATGATACTTTGCGTGTTTCGTTTAATCCAGCAAAGACTTGTGGAACATATCGGTGAGTTCCGTGGTTCCTGTTATGTGTCGAAGCTACTATTAAAAGTGGCAAGTTGCCTTGAATTCCTGGCGCGTATTGACGCATAGATGCTGAGCCGGCTTACCCTTGCTGATTTTTATTCCGAATATACTACCAACCATGCCTGTTATTGCAATCCCAGAGGAGCAATGGGCGCAAGTACTCGAAAAGCCCGGCGGCCGTATGTGTCTCCTCTTTGTATTTCAAACTTGGGTTCGCTAGATATTAATATCGGTTAACAGTGGTTGTTTATAAGAAAATTCCCGTACATATGCCAGGTCCTGATGAGGTCTTGGTTAATGTGAAGTATTCCGGAGTCTGTCATACCGACTTACACGCTATAATGGGTGATTGGCCACTAAAGAGGAACTCTAGTTGGTGGTCACGAAGGCGCTGGTTTCGTGGTCGCCAAGGGTGAGCTTGTCATGAACATAGAGATTGGTGACTACGTTGGGGTCAAGTGGTTAAATGGCTCTTGTTTAAACTGCACTTTCTGCTTACAAGGCGATGAGCAGCTCTGTCCTCAGGATCTCCTCTCCGGCTATACCGTCGACGGCACTTTCCAGCAATATGCTGTTGCCAAGGCGGCACATATCACCCGAATCCCTAGCGAGTGTAGCTTGGAAGACGTTTGCCCGATCCTTTGCGCAGGACTCACCGTCTACAAGGGGCTTAAAGAATCTGGTGTTCGTCCGGGGCAATATGTCGCCATAGTTGGTGCAGGTGGTGGCCTCGGATGCTTCGCTCTACAGTACGCTAAGGCCATGGGTGTCCACAGCATTGCAATCGACGCAGGGAACGACAAATCCAAGGTTTGCAAAGATCTGGGCGCAGCAGCTTTTATCGACTTCCAAGAGTCCTCAGATATTGCCGCTGATGTTAGGGCCGCAGTCCCCGACGGGTTCGGGCCCCACGCTGTCCTCGTGCTCGCAACCCACGAGGTGCCATTCCAGCAGGCATACAAATATGTTCGATCACACGGCAGTGTTGTTTGTATTGGTATGCCGGGCTATGCATATCTCAAAGCACCAATCTTCGCCACTGTCGTTCGCATGGTCAACATCAAAGGCAGTTATGTGGGGAATCGCCAGGACGCAGCCGAGGCTATTGAATTCTTCCGACTTGGCCTGATTAAAGCGCCACACAAGCTTATTGGTTTAAGTCATCTACAGGATGTCTATGATATGATGCTTGAGGATGAGATTGTAGGTCGGTATGTCGTTGATACAAGCAAGTGATATCGGTTTCAAAGTTTTACCATGATAGTATGACTGGTCAAGTTGAGAGAGATGGCATTGAATCACCATGTTGGCTGGCTACATTTTTAGCTGGAAAATCATTTTACTTTATAGTACTGGTATAAATGTTACTGATTCTCATCCCTGCTAGAACTTAGCTGCCTTTAAGCCGTGGGCTGCAGTATTTAGTAATGTTGTTGCATTCTGCGCGATTGGAGACACCTGGTCCgaattatattataactgGTTGGCCGAAATCATCCTTTCGATTATCTTCTGGATCCGGATCTCCGCTAGCCTGAGACCTAAGCTAAGCAACCGCCTTTTACGGTTTCtgtcttctttgcttttccATTTTCCTTTACTTTGAGATGCTCCGGTGAGTCATTCAGTCAGGGTGTTAGTATGGTTGTTGCGATTGTTACGGTAGCCCTCTAAAGCTGATCTCGGTATGTTTCTCTACGTCTGCCACTCCCTAGGGCTAATCTTCCCAGCACTAGTATCGAGTAGAGGAAGTTCGTGAGTAACTTCAGGTAATAGGGACTCCATAACTCGAAGGAGAAATATTGGTAGTGATTTGCACAGAGTATGGCCTCATCAGAAAAGAAATATCACCTATTCTCTAGAGGTTTAGGCAAAGTCTAGACTCGTAGGTTAATGTGAGGACTTCGATCTGTTGATATACAGCTAAGCTAAAAGTATATAGTTTAAGCTGAAGCTTAAGCGGCCCGGCTGGTCTCGACCATCGATGTCAGATTTACAATGGGATTCGCATACTTCGTAGGTTAGTATATCAAGTTGCTGGTTCTGGTTGATATTAatgaaataataaaaggCGGGCTGGTTGTTATGCTACCCTACTTTGTGGTCCAGCATATCGATACTGCACTAATTATCTCAATGGCAATTACAGCTGTTATGCTGTCTATATTCAGATATACTTAATCTGCGGTTATTCGATTCAGCTGTTATTCCGCCCGCTACGGCTCTTTAGAGACTTTATTTGTTGGAGGCGCTGCCCCCTGGGTTAGTTATGGTACTGTACGGGCTGTAAATAAAGGTTTGAATTTAACGTGAATAAGAGGGACAGGCTATGAATGGGGTTGAGAATATTATTGAGTTACGCGTTACTTGAAGGATCTGATTCAATCCCTATCGTACACAGCTAGCACGCTACAAGTGATGTACCAGGAAGTGAAGATGGTAATTCTTCCACCTATCCCATCCATTATTGGCACCACAAAGTTCACCGGGCCCAAACTCTCCCCTCCTCAGTCCCCTAAAGTCGATATCGGCAGTTCACACTCTTCATTGCTATCCCTTCGACCGTGCGAAGGCTCCCTAATTTAAGTTACTCTATTGTTATGACACTATCAGAAGCTTATTCTGTAGGCTGAGATAGTGACCAGTGCATATCCAGACATACAACTATAACCTCAAGACCAGCGCTTATTGGGTTAGATCTCTACGAGTGACCGCTAGGGAGTCCTAGCAAAGCGAAAAGAATGAATCACCAGGTAGTATTAGCTGTCAGAATGCCTATTCCTAGTTGTTATTGCATTAACTAGATAGATGTGAATGCATAATCTGGTTATCTATCTGAGGGAATTTCCATTCCCACTAAATCGGACGTCTGTAGTGGTGCCAATATAGAATGCCATGGCCAGCAACAGCGGCCTCGGACCATTCAAGTCCTGTGGTAGTGTTGACGTAAATCTGGTCTTCTCCATTGATTGAAATTTTAGTTGACGGTATTGGTTGCCTCGGCCTTCTTCGGGTGCAAAAGGCAACTGAGCCAAGAGAGGGCCTCATTGCTGACGCCGAGAACGGTGGTAACAGCAGCCTTTCCGTGGGCGACAAGGCCTACttgcttgttcttctcatACTCGGAGTCATAAACCTTAAGAACGTGGTCTCTACCCTCCAGGCCCTTGTGGTATGATAGGGAGATAAGGTCCTTAGTGTCGTTGTACAGCTCCTGCGTGGGCTTTTTAATAATGGGGAATTGCTTGTGGACATGGTGGAGGATATTGTCGCCTAAGGAATCGACCTTCTGAATATAAGGTAGAAGGTGTTGGTAGGGCCTCTGGAACCAAGTCGTGGCGGTGCCAGCGAAAGTCTGGTAAGCGGCGTTGCCGAACTGGATGGACCTCTGGCCGTATTTGCCAGACTTGAAAGTATGAACGCCGTCGCTGATGACCGGGTAGCTGAGCAGATGCTATCATGAGGTTAGCATCCGAACAAGGCAATGCATAACAGTGTAAGTGTAGTAGGAGCTGTATATTATACCTGGAAGAAAGCCGAGTGATGAGCAAGTCCCGCGTTATCGTTGAGCTGAGAAGACATTGTGCCGGATGGGTACCAACGAAGAATCAGGGCAAGTGAGAATGGTATATAGAGCAATAACAAGCCGGGCAAGTCACCGTAGCTGCCGGATTAACATGATAATAGCATGATAAGTAGAGAAGATGGCAGGTAGATATAGTGGCACTAAATAACAGGTACCGTTAGATCGGGAAGGGACCTTGAGATGGGAGAGGCAGCGCGATGGGGGGAAAGTTTGTAAATCGTAGGAGGCACAAGACACGAGAGTGTGGGGGATGCAAAAACCGTTGGTGTCTGCGGAAAGAACCAGCGGGTGCTGCGAACCTGGACCTTCTCATTGGTTCGGTAGCTTGATCGAATGAGCTTGCAACGACTGGGGTTGCAGTAAGCTTCCGCCAGAGAAACAGCCTTCATGCAATCTTAACTCAGAATATCATCAGTATTGAGTCAGAGTAATTAGGAATATCTAGGTGCAGAGTTAAAGCACGATATCACTTCAACGAACATGCATTAAAACTTTTCCCCTCCCCAGTAAACGTTACCCGAGACGACGAGAAGTAACTAGACTAATTAGCAGACAGCTAAATGCTCTGCGACTGTAATCACTCTTGTCAAAGATCAAGCCATATGGACGCCTACCTAGCGAACAACAGACTACCAAAGAGTAGAAGCCACTAAAGAAAAGCCAGTATTTCCGATAAGTTGCGTTGTTATGGCTCGTGTCTTGCGGACCGGAGTCTGAATATGCCAACCTCCGACGCTACAGGAGGACCTGTCGCGTCCAGGTCCACATTAGAGTGGAGATTAGTTATCAGATCATGGGCTCATCGATTCGTGAATCCACATGATTGTGTTGATGTCTTGCAGATTGTGGTGGGCTTTGAGACTTAAATGCCCCACGATGCATGCGATACCATAAGCCTAACCATTAGGAGGGAGTCAGCGAAGTTGTTTCCCGCTAAGCCCCGTGCGTGTCTGGATGTCTGGTTATCTTAGCATGTTGACCTAAGAGGGGCTCCGGACCCCACCATCGCCACAGCCCATCATGGACCCGCCGTGCTTTATTATTCTGCCTTCTACTCATGCCTTCTCTTGTTACGCGTTTTTAAAGCTC
This genomic interval from Fusarium oxysporum f. sp. lycopersici 4287 chromosome 3, whole genome shotgun sequence contains the following:
- a CDS encoding alcohol dehydrogenase 1 (At least one base has a quality score < 10), whose protein sequence is MPVIAIPEEQWAQVLEKPGGLGGHEGAGFVVAKGELVMNIEIGDYVGVKWLNGSCLNCTFCLQGDEQLCPQDLLSGYTVDGTFQQYAVAKAAHITRIPSECSLEDVCPILCAGLTVYKGLKESGVRPGQYVAIVGAGGGLGCFALQYAKAMGVHSIAIDAGNDKSKVCKDLGAAAFIDFQESSDIAADVRAAVPDGFGPHAVLVLATHEVPFQQAYKYVRSHGSVVCIGMPGYAYLKAPIFATVVRMVNIKGSYVGNRQDAAEAIEFFRLGLIKAPHKLIGLSHLQDVYDMMLEDEIVGRYVVDTSK